A DNA window from Castanea sativa cultivar Marrone di Chiusa Pesio chromosome 7, ASM4071231v1 contains the following coding sequences:
- the LOC142642847 gene encoding uncharacterized protein LOC142642847: MARRSAGGRSARAAPRPAAMRNPPPKPVSHAPPPAPVQASSGGSMLGGIGSTIAQGMAFGTGSAVAHRAVDAVMGPRTIQHETVASEAAGAPAPTANSLGGSDACNIHSRAFQDCLNSYGNDISKCQFYMDLLSECRKNSGSMLNA; encoded by the exons ATGGCTCGCCGCAGCGCCGGAG GAAGATCTGCTCGTGCAGCCCCTCGTCCTGCAGCAATGAGAAACCCCCCTCCTAAGCCAG TCAGCCATGCTCCTCCTCCAGCTCCTGTTCAGGCCAGCAGCGGTGGATCCATGCTAGGAGGCATTGGTTCAACCATAGCTCAGG GTATGGCCTTTGGTACTGGAAGTGCAGTGGCTCACAGGGCTGTGGATGCAGTGATGGGTCCTCGCACTATTCAACATGAAACTGTGGCCTCTGAGGCTGCTGGTGCCCCAGCTCCCACTGCAAACAGTCTTGGTGGTTCTGATGCATGCAACATTCACTCCAGGGCATTCCAGGAT TGCTTGAACAGCTATGGCAATGACATCAGCAAATGTCAGTTCTACATGGATTTGCTGTCTGAGTGCAGGAAGAACTCTGGTTCTATGTTGAATGCCTAA
- the LOC142642328 gene encoding gamma-glutamyl peptidase 5-like yields MAMGGKRFAILLCAEDSDYVKKKYGGYFGVFVRMLAEEGETWDVYRVASGEFPEDDEIGLFDGFVITGSCNDAHGNDVWICKLLNLLKKLDSMKKTILGICFGHQILARALGGKTGRNVAGWDIGVTAIHLSSSNHFSSLKIPATLSVIECHRDEVCELPPKAEVIAWSEKTGIEMFKYGNHIMGIQGHPEYTKDILLHLIDRLLNRDLIVESYAKEMKAKLGTCEPDREALRKLCISFLKGGL; encoded by the exons atggcaATGGGTGGCAAAAGATTTGCTATTCTTCTGTGCGCAGAGGACTCTGACTATGTGAAGAAAAAGTACGGAGGGTATTTTGGTGTGTTTGTGAGAATGCTGGCTGAGGAAGGTGAGACATGGGACGTGTATCGTGTTGCCTCTGGTGAGTTTCCTGAAGACGATGAGATCGGACTGTTTGATGGGTTTGTCATCACTGGAAGCTGCAATGATGCTCATGGCAATGACGTTTGGATCTGCAAGCTGTTGAATCTCCTCAAGAAACTGGATTCCATGAAGAAAACTATTCTGGGTATTTGCTTTGGCCACCAG ATACTAGCGCGTGCATTAGGAGGAAAGACAGGCAGGAATGTGGCAGGCTGGGACATTGGAGTTACAGCCATCCATTTATCATCATCAAATCACTTTTCATCTTTGAAAATTCCAGCAACTCTATCTGTTATTGAATGCCATCGTGATGAG GTCTGTGAACTACCTCCTAAGGCCGAGGTCATTGCATGGTCTGAAAAGACTGGGATTGAGATGTTTAAGTATGGAAACCATATTATGGGCATCCAAGGCCACCCTGAGTACACCAAAGACATTCTTCTGCACCTTATTGACCGCCTTCTCAATCGTGATTTGATCGTG GAGTCTTATGCTAAGGAGATGAAAGCAAAGTTGGGGACTTGTGAGCCAGACAGAGAGGCATTGAGGAAACTTTGCATTAGCTTTCTCAAGGGTGgattatga
- the LOC142644121 gene encoding eukaryotic translation initiation factor 2 subunit alpha homolog, which produces MASQTPNLECRMYEEKYSEVDMVVMIQVKNITDVGTYVSLLEYNNIEGMILFSELSWCRIRSVSSLIKVGRIEPVMVLRVNKEKGYIDLSKRRVSEEDIQACKESFITVANQ; this is translated from the exons ATGGCTTCGCAAACTCCAAACCTAGAGTGCCGAATGTATGAGGAGAAGTACTCGGAGGTTGACATGGTGGTGATGATTCAAGTGAAGAACATCACCGACGTGGGCACCTACGTCTCACTCCTCGAGTACAACAACATCGAAGGCATGATCTTGTTCTCCGAGCTCTCGTGGTGTCGGATTCGGAGCGTTAGCAGTCTCATCAAGGTGGGTCGGATCGAGCCCGTGATGGTGCTCCGTGTCAACAAAGAGAAGGGCTACATTGACCTTAGCAAAAGGAGAGTCTCCGAAGAAGATATTCAGGCTTGCAAGGAGAG TTTTATTACTGTAGCCAaccaatga